The Penicillium oxalicum strain HP7-1 chromosome VI, whole genome shotgun sequence genome window below encodes:
- a CDS encoding Efflux pump himE — translation MAVPLVCTLKNCPIEWGYVHYQPSVGGNAFMAAAFGLLAAPAIYLGITHKVKLFTFCFVMGLVGEVIGYVGRILLHNNPFSENAFLIYLICATIAPCFTAAAIYLTLARIVVVFGEGISRIRPRTYTLLFSGFDFIALVVIAVGGGMAAVAVKQWKIDQGTHIMVAGLVVQVVSLVVFVALCFEYFLRVRKSHSRLNPEYATLRDSPRFKRFLYGLAAATILLFIRAVYRVAELSGGFRGKLAQDEVLFMVLDGAMVLLACIILAIFHPGPAFDGVWEEASFRWGKKNDSNESMMQDITTHSVSYNDKR, via the exons ATGGCAGTTCCACTTGTTTGTACGCTCAAAAATTGCCCCATAGAATGGGGCTACGTCCACTATCAGCCTTCTGTGGGCGGCAATGCGTTCATGGCAGCAGCCTTTGGCCTGCTGGCTGCCCCGGCGATTTATCTGGGGATTACCCACAAGGTCAAGCTGTTCACCTTTTGCTTTGTGATGGGCTTGGTGGGCGAGGTCATAGGATATGTTGGCCGTATCCTTTTACATAACAATCCGTTCAGCGAAAATGCATTTCTCATATACCTCATCTGCGCGACAATCGCGCCCTGCTTTACCGCGGCCGCAATCTACTTGACGCTTGCTCGGATCGTGGTGGTGTTTGGAGAGGGAATCAGCCGGATTCGACCACGAACCTACACCCTTCTGTTCAGCGGATTTGATTTCATTGCGTTGGTGGTGATTGCTGTGGGAGGAGGCATGGCGGCAGTCGCGGTGAAGCAATGGAAG ATCGATCAAGGCACTCATATTATGGTTGCTGGACTGGTTGTCCAAGTGGTCAGCCTGGTGGTCTTTGTTGCTTTGTGCTTTGAATACTTTTTGAGAGTCCGAAAGAGTCACAGCCGTCTAAATCCCGAGTATGCCACGCTTCGCGATTCTCCACGATTCAAGCGGTTCCTGTACGGCCTCGCGGCGGCGACCATTCTGCTATTCATTCGAGCCGTATACCGAGTAGCAGAACTGTCGGGCGGGTTCCGAGGCAAGCTGGCCCAGGACGAGGTTCTTTTCATGGTCTTGGATGGCGCAATGGTCTTGCTTGCATGCATCATcctggccatcttccatccTGGTCCTGCCTTTGATGGAGTTTGGGAGGAGGCATCATTCCGCTGGGGCAAGAAAAACGACAGCAACGAGTCCATGATGCAGGACATCACCACCCACTCGGTTTCTTACAATGACAAGCGCTGA
- a CDS encoding Aspyridones efflux protein, translated as MKDITQQDHGPEEDEKIGDGQKPASIHQVKHVEPGLSEKEAVEDPERHHEPAPTDGEDEAQNYIYGARLYIISTAFTMAGIMLTIDGSILATAIPRITSDFNSVDDIGWYASAYLLAQMALQPTFGRVYIYFEAKVTFLLSLLLFEVGSIVCAVAPNSPVLILGRGIAGAAAAGMLTGNLAIFGQVVPLRSRPRGMAIMTGLFSVATLAGPTVGGLLTDSRLTWRFCFWINLPFGFIAAVIVVFYLRPKPGKMANLPLQEKVSRLDLASAAVLAASLVCLFLGLQWGGSTQPWSAPRVWGCLVGFGVLCVAFIGLQAYRKERATIPLRLLYQRTVAICGIFSGLYGVAVVTHAYLLPIWFQGVKGTDATISGVNMLPFTIASTVAVLLAGFTMTATGHYVPFMWAGAVVYVAGSAMYTTLNADSTVGRWLGTQILAGAGFGTAIQVTFIAVQVVTPAVDMPTVCALEVFFRQLGGSVGISVAQSIFLNTLTSRLGNIAGIDPGWMIRSGVLEGLWSSESIEPSVVLSVKDALNTAITRAFLLPVGATALAALVSLGMERRQIEDDRVPAPGTEIGAQTARANNPPEGGPP; from the exons ATGAAGGATATCACCCAGCAGGATCATGGTCCCGAAGA GGATGAGAAGATTGGTGACGGCCAGAAACCAGCATCGATCCATCAAGTCAAACATGTCGAGCCTGGTCTCTCGGAGAAAGAAGcagtggaagatccagagagACATCACGAGCCGGCTCCAacagatggagaagatgaggcCCAGAATTACATCTATGGTGCTCGTTTATACATCATCTCGACTGCCTTTACAATGGCGGGTATCATGTTAACCATCGATGGCAGTATTCTTG CAACCGCCATTCCTCGAATCACCAGCGACTTCAATTCGGTCGACGATATCGGCTGGTATGCTAGTGCCTATCTCCTGGCGCAGATGGCCCTGCAGCCCACCTTTGGGCGCGTCTACATCTACTTTGAAGCCAAAGTCACCTTTTTGCTTTCACTGCTTCTGTTTGAAGTGGGGTCGATCGTCTGCGCCGTGGCACCAAACTCTCCCGTTCTTATACTCGGCCGCGGCATCGCaggcgcagcagcagcagggaTGCTCACTGGAAATCTGGCCATTTTTGGCCAGGTGGTTCCACTCCGGAGTCGGCCCCGAGGCATGGCCATTATGACCGGCCTTTTTTCAGTCGCGACACTGGCGGGACCAACTGTCGGTGGACTGCTCACAGATTCACGATTGACTTGGCGATTCTGTTTCTGGATCAACTTGC CCTTTGGGTTCATTGCGGCTGTGATTGTGGTCTTCTATCTCCGGCCAAAGCCCGGCAAAATGGCTAATCTGCCACTCCAGGAGAAGGTGAGTCGCCTCGATCTGGCAAGCGCGGCCGTACTCGCAGCGAGTCTAGTCTGTTTATTTCTGGGGCTACAATGGGGCGGCTCCACGCAGCCCTGGTCGGCGCCTCGCGTTTGGGGTTGCTTGGTAGGATTCGGAGTCCTCTGTGTGGCTTTTATTGGTCTCCAGGCCTATCGAAAGGAAAG GGCAACGATTCCACTTCGACTGCTGTATCAACGAACAGTGGCGATCTGTGGCATCTTCTCCGGACTATACGGCGTGGCTGTTGTTACGCACGCCTATCTGCTACCCATTTGGTTTCAAGGCGTCAAAGGCACTGATGCGACCATATCTGGAGTTAACATGTTGCCTTTTACCATCGCCAGTACGGTCGCCGTTTTGCTGGCGGGATTCACCATGACCGCCACGGGACATTATGTGCCATTCATGTGGGCCGGAGCAGTTGTCTACGTCGCGGGGAGTGCAATGTACACCACGCTAAATGCGGATAGCACCGTTGGCCGATGGCTGGGCACTCAGATCCTGGCGGGCGCAGGCTTCGGCACCGCCATCCAAGTCACTTTTATCGCAGTGCAAGTGGTCACCCCGGCAGTCGACATGCCCACCGTCTGTGCGCTCGAAGTCTTCTTCCGCCAGCTCGGTGGGTCGGTGGGCATCAGCGTGGCGCAGAGCATCTTCCTGAACACGCTGACCAGTCGCCTGGGAAATATTGCCGGGATTGATCCGGGGTGGATGATCCGCTCAGGGGTCCTCGAAGGCTTATGGTCAAGCGAGTCGATTGAGCCCTCGGTGGTCCTATCGGTCAAGGACGCGTTGAACACCGCCATCACTCGCGCTTTCCTCCTGCCAGTCGGAGCGACTGCTCTGGCGGCGCTGGTCAGCCTGGGGATGGAGAGACGCCAGATTGAGGATGACAGAGTTCCTGCTCCGGGGACAGAGATCGGTGCCCAGACTGCCAGAGCCAATAATCCTCCGGAGGGCGGGCCGCCATAA